One Thioclava sp. ES.031 genomic window, GGACGCGGCGGAGTAGAAGATCTTGTCGGCATCCGCGAGGCCCGCCGCGAAGGCGTTCACAAGGCAGTTGCCGTTATAGGAGGGGTGGAAGCGCACTTCGCCGCCCACGTTCGGCACGCCGAAGCAGTTGCCGTAACCGCCCACGCCCTCGACCACGCCTTTCACGACATGGGAGGTCTTGGGGTGGTCGGGCATGCCGAAGCTCAGGCTGTCCATCGCGGCCACCGGGCGTGCGCCCATGGTGAACACGTCGCGCAGGATGCCGCCCACGCCGGTCGCAGCCCCCTGATGCGGTTCGATATAGGAGGGGTGGTTGTGGCTCTCCATCTTGAAGACCACGGCCTGCCCGTCGCCGATATCGACAACGCCCGCATTCTCGCCCGGACCGCAGATGACCTGTTCGCCCTCGGTGTGCAGCGTGCGCAGCCATTTCTTCGACGACTTGTAGGAGCAGTGCTCGTTCCACATCGCCGAGAAGATCCCGAGCTCGGTGAATGTCGGCTCGCGTCCGATGATCTCGAGGATCCGGTCGTACTCGTCGGGTTTCAGGCCATGGGCTGCGATGAGATCAGGCGTGATCTGCGGCTCGTTCATGAGGATCCTCCGGCATCGGCTTCGCCGCCCCTATTAGGCGAATATGCGCAGGGGGAAAAGAGAGGCCGGACGTTGCGGAAAGAAAAAACGCGAGGCCCGAAGGCCCCGCGTCGAAAAAGCACGTATCAAGTGCAGCCCGGATTACGAGCGCATGTCCACCTGCGTCTCGAGATTGGTCAGCAGTTCCGACACGGTCCAGCCGAGCTTGACCTGACCATTGGCGGCTGCGCCTTTCGGCACGTTGATCTTGAACAGCGACACGGTGGTGTCGAGCTTCGGCGAGGTGCGGATATAGACGGTGTCGTAGCCGTCATTCGCCTCGACCTTCTCGATCATGCCGATGATGTTGCCGTCGACGCTCATTGCCTTGTCTTCGGCATTGGCGGCGGTTTTCATGCCCGCGATGCCGGCTTCGTCGGTCAGCTGGCGCTGCGCGGGGATCATTTCCTCACCCATCGAGGTGCTGTTGAACGTCGCGGTGCCGGTCTTCACGTCGGTGATGCCGTACTGGTCGGTCGACTCGAAGGTGTTCGAGGAGGTCACCGCGGGCGGCGTGCCCGTCGAGGTTTCCTGACCCGGCACGGTGCCGGTGCGATAGTCGGCGATGCCGTAATACTGGCCGTCATCATTATTCGTGGAGGGCACTTTCGACAGGTCGAGGGCCGAAGCCGAGCCTGCGATGGTCATCGCGCCAATAAGAGCGGTCGAAGCGGCAAAGATGTTTTTGGCGGTAGTCATGTCTGAATCCTTCCAACTGGTTACTCAAGTGCTGCGCCGTTGCTGGCGTCGGGAAAGGAACGGGCTGAACCGGCGAAAGTTCACTGAAATTTTTGTGAACGAGATCGTGGATTTTTTAATGAACCGAAGGGGATAGTTGCGCGTAGAGCGGGGTTTGCTCGGTCGCGACCGCGAGAAACTTCGTGAGATCGGCGCTGTGGGGAGGGGGCTTCGCGCCGTGCGTGAAAGCCGCATCCGGGCGTTGGACAAAAAAAAGGCCGAGCAAAGCTCGGCCAAAGTCCAACAGGGAGGTAGAAGGTGCTGCGCCTTTCGGCACGGCCAACCCTTCTGAGCCTCATTTATGGGCAGTTTGTTAACGCATCAAGGGAAAACATGCTGCGGGCGCATCATGGCCGGTATGCGTTGCGGTAAAGTCGCGGTGCAACCCTAGGTTGAATCGCCCGCCTTGAAGCGCCGATAGTTGGTGATTTCTTCCTGAATGAAGTCGCGGAAAGCGGTCACACGGCGCGAAGAGCGCAGCTCTTCGGGGTAGGCGAGGAAGATCGGGATCTCGACCGATTCCAGATCGGGCAGCACCCGCTGGAGGTCGTTGAAATCGGCGGTCAGGTAGTCGGGCAGGATGCCGATGCCGATATGGTTCAGCACGGCTTGCAGCACGCCGAAGTAGTTGTTCACCGTCAGCGTCGAGCTTTGATCGAAGGCCAGAACCTGCCGCGCGAGCTGCGCGCCCGCCTGTACCTGCGGGGTGCGCGGGGTCTGGCAGATCAGGCGATGCTTGCGCAGATCCTCGATCTTTTCGGGCGAGCCCCATTTCGCGAGATACTCGGATGTCGCGTAAAGCCGCATCCGGATGTTCAGCAGGCGCTTGCGGATCAGGTCGGCCTGCGCGGGCTCTTTCATGCGCACGGCGACATCGGCCTCGCGCATCGGCAGGTCGAGAACCCGCTCCTCCAGCATGAGGTCGATCTTCAGATCGGGATACTTCTCGTAGAGCTTCGTCAGGCGCGGCGCGAGCCAGAGCGTGCCGAAGCCCGTCGTGGTGGTCACGCGCAGCTCGCCGAAGACTTCTTCTTCGCTGTCACGGATGCGTGCGGAGGCGCTGTCGAGCTTTTTCGCCATCGACGAGGTGGCTTCGAACAGCAATTCGCCCTGCTCGGTGAGAATCAGTCCGCGGGCGTGACGGTGAAAAAGAGTCGTTCCGAGGGCCTCTTCGAGCGCCCGGATCTGTCTGCTCACGGCAGATTGAGACAGATGCAATGCGTCGCCAGCATGGGTCAAAGACCCCGCATCGGCCACTGCATGAAAGATTCTGAGCTTGTCCCAATCCATTAAGGTCACTTTCGCTTTATCATCTGCTGTTCCGCGCAAGTTTCTTTACATTAATCTTGACGATTTACGAAACCGCTAAGTAACAATTTTCCGCTTTCTAGGTCAGATATTATGACCTACCATGTCTCCATGCCCAGTTAGCAAGGGGAGGTGCTTAATGGGAAGGCAAGAAATATCCCTAGCGGATCGGTTCGACCTTACGAAATCTCCGGTTTTGCTGAACGGGACGCAGGCTTTGGTGCGTCTCGTTCTGGCTCAGGCCGCGCGCGACAAGGCGGCGGGACTGCATACGGCCGGCTATGTCACAGGCTATCGCGGTTCGCCGCTCGGCGCTGTCGATTTGCAGATGGCGCGCGCCAAGACCGTGCTGGAAGAGAGCGATGTTCGCTTCGAGCCGGGCCTGAACGAAGACCTCGCGGCGACCGCGCTGTGGGGCTCGCAGCAGGCGGAATTGCGCGGCGAAGGCAAGTATGACGGCGTTTTCGGCCTCTGGTACGGCAAAGGACCGGGCGTCGATCGCTCTGGCGATGTGATGCGCCACGCCAATATGGCGGGCACGTCGAAATACGGCGGCGTCCTGATGGCGATGGGCGACGACCACACCGGCGAATCCTCGACCGTGCTGCACCAGTCCGACTGGGCGATGGTCGATGCCTACATGCCGGTTCTGTCGCCCGCGGGCGTGCAGGAAATCCTCGATTTCGGGCTGTACGGCTATGCGCTCAGCCGCTTCGCCGGGGTCTGGGTGGGTCTGAAAACGATGAAGGATACGGTCGAGGCGACGGCAGTCGTCGACGGCGATCCCTTCCGTCAACAATTCGTGATCCCCGACTTCAAGATGCCCGAAGGCGGGCTGAACATCCGTCTTGGCGACACGCCGGTGGCGCAAGAAGCGCGGATGATCGACTTCAAACGCTATGCGGCCGAGGCATTCGCCCGCGCGAACCGCATCGACAATCGCGTCTGGGGTAAGCCCGGGGCGAAGATCGGTCTGGTGGCGGCAGGCAAGAACTGGCTCGACCAGACCCATGCGCTCTCGCTTCTGGGGATCGACGAGGCCGAGGCCGAACGGCTCGGCATCACCACCTACAAGATCGGCCAGACCTTCCCGCTCGACATGACCTCGTTCCATGAATGGGCCGAGGGGCTTGAGCTGATCATCGTCGTCGAGGAAAAGCGCAAGCTGATCGAGGTGCAGGTCAAGGAGGCGATCTTCGACGACCGTCGCGGCCGCCGCGTCTATGGCTGGCACAAGGGTGATACCTGGGAGAATGGCCGTCAGGTGGAGCTGTTCCCCACGCGCTACGCGCTCGACCCGGTGATGATCGCGCGCAAGCTCGGCGACATCTTCATCGAAGAGGGCCGGGGCACGGATGCGATCAAGGCGGGTATCGAGAAGATCGAAGCCGCCCAACGCGCCGATAACGCGCCGGAGATCGCGACCCGCACGCCGTGGTATTGCTCGGGCTGCCCGCATAACAGCTCGACCAAGGTGCCCGAGGGCGAGCGCGCCTATGCCGGGATCGGCTGCCACTACATGGTGCAATGGATGGGCCGGAACACCGAAGGCTTCACCCATATGGGCGGCGAGGGTGTGAACTGGGTCGGCGAGGCCCCGTTCTCGACGCGGGAGCATATGTTCCAGAACCTCGGTGACGGCACCTATAACCACTCGGGCGCGCAGGCGATCCGGGCGGCTTTGGCGGCCGGCACCAACATCACCTACAAGATCCTGTTCAACGACGCGGTCGCGATGACCGGCGGGCAGGAGAACGAGGGTGGGCTGACCGCGCAACAGATCGCGTCGGAGATCGTGGCGATGGGCGTGAAGCCGGTCGTGGTGGTCTATGACGAGAAGGAAGAGCTGGACCTGTCCACTTTCCCCGCGGGCGTCGAGAAGGTCGAACGGGCCGAGCTGATGGCCGTGCAGAAACGTCTGGCGAAGACGAAAGGCGTCTCGGCGCTGATCTATGTCCAGACCTGCGCCGCCGAGAAGCGTCGCCGCCGCAAGCGCGGCAAGTTCCCAGATCCGGACAAGCGCGTCTTCATCAACACGGATGTCTGCGAAGGCTGCGGCGATTGCGGGGTGCAGTCGAACTGCGTCTCCATCGTGCCGGAGGAAACCGAGCTGGGCACCAAGCGCGCGATCGACCAGTCGTCCTGCAACAAGGACTTCCGCTGCCTCGACGGGTTCTGTCCCAGCTTCGTGACGCTGCACGGGGCGAAGGTGAAGAAGGCCGAGGCGCAGGCGCTCGACCTGCCGGACCTGCCGCAGCCCACGCTGCCCGCGATCGACGGCACCCATAACGTGGTGATCACCGGCGTTGGCGGCACGGGCGTCGTGACCATCGGCGCGGTGCTTGCCATGGCCGCCCATATCGACGGCAAGGGCGCGGGCATGATGGAGATGGCCGGTCTCGCCCAGAAGGGCGGGGCGGTGCATATCCACCTGCGCATCGCGAACAAGCCCGAGGATATCTCGGCAATTCGCGTCGCCGTGGGCGAGGCCGATTGCGTGATCGGCGGCGATCTGGTGGTCTCGGCGGGCGCGAAGACCTTGGGGCTGATGACGACGGGCCGCACCGGCGCCGTCATCAACAGCCACGAGATCGTCACCGGCGAATTCACCCGCAACCGCGACTTCCGCCTGCCGGGCGAACAGCTTCGGCTGAGCCTCGAGGCGCGGCTGAAGGACCGCGTGGCCTTTGCCGATACCTCGGAACTGGCGCGGCAGATGCTGGGCGACTCGATCTACTCGAACATGGTCGTGCTGGGGGCTGCGTGGCAGCAAGGCTACGTGCCGCTGACCCTCGAGGCGATCTTCCGGGCGATCGAGCTGAACGGTGCCAAACCCGCCGAGAACAAGCGCGCCTTCGATCTGGGGCGCTGGGCGATGGCTTTCCCGGCAGAAGCCGCGAAGGCGATGGCGGCGGAAGTCGTGAAGGCCCCGGTCGATCCGATCGAGTTCCGGGCCAGCCATCTCGTCGACTACCAGAACAAGCGG contains:
- a CDS encoding LysR family transcriptional regulator — encoded protein: MDWDKLRIFHAVADAGSLTHAGDALHLSQSAVSRQIRALEEALGTTLFHRHARGLILTEQGELLFEATSSMAKKLDSASARIRDSEEEVFGELRVTTTTGFGTLWLAPRLTKLYEKYPDLKIDLMLEERVLDLPMREADVAVRMKEPAQADLIRKRLLNIRMRLYATSEYLAKWGSPEKIEDLRKHRLICQTPRTPQVQAGAQLARQVLAFDQSSTLTVNNYFGVLQAVLNHIGIGILPDYLTADFNDLQRVLPDLESVEIPIFLAYPEELRSSRRVTAFRDFIQEEITNYRRFKAGDST
- a CDS encoding indolepyruvate ferredoxin oxidoreductase family protein, with protein sequence MGRQEISLADRFDLTKSPVLLNGTQALVRLVLAQAARDKAAGLHTAGYVTGYRGSPLGAVDLQMARAKTVLEESDVRFEPGLNEDLAATALWGSQQAELRGEGKYDGVFGLWYGKGPGVDRSGDVMRHANMAGTSKYGGVLMAMGDDHTGESSTVLHQSDWAMVDAYMPVLSPAGVQEILDFGLYGYALSRFAGVWVGLKTMKDTVEATAVVDGDPFRQQFVIPDFKMPEGGLNIRLGDTPVAQEARMIDFKRYAAEAFARANRIDNRVWGKPGAKIGLVAAGKNWLDQTHALSLLGIDEAEAERLGITTYKIGQTFPLDMTSFHEWAEGLELIIVVEEKRKLIEVQVKEAIFDDRRGRRVYGWHKGDTWENGRQVELFPTRYALDPVMIARKLGDIFIEEGRGTDAIKAGIEKIEAAQRADNAPEIATRTPWYCSGCPHNSSTKVPEGERAYAGIGCHYMVQWMGRNTEGFTHMGGEGVNWVGEAPFSTREHMFQNLGDGTYNHSGAQAIRAALAAGTNITYKILFNDAVAMTGGQENEGGLTAQQIASEIVAMGVKPVVVVYDEKEELDLSTFPAGVEKVERAELMAVQKRLAKTKGVSALIYVQTCAAEKRRRRKRGKFPDPDKRVFINTDVCEGCGDCGVQSNCVSIVPEETELGTKRAIDQSSCNKDFRCLDGFCPSFVTLHGAKVKKAEAQALDLPDLPQPTLPAIDGTHNVVITGVGGTGVVTIGAVLAMAAHIDGKGAGMMEMAGLAQKGGAVHIHLRIANKPEDISAIRVAVGEADCVIGGDLVVSAGAKTLGLMTTGRTGAVINSHEIVTGEFTRNRDFRLPGEQLRLSLEARLKDRVAFADTSELARQMLGDSIYSNMVVLGAAWQQGYVPLTLEAIFRAIELNGAKPAENKRAFDLGRWAMAFPAEAAKAMAAEVVKAPVDPIEFRASHLVDYQNKRLAKRFRKLVDEAPSELREAVAKGYHKLLAYKDEYEVARLHLSTAEKARAEFEGDFEMHFHLAPPILSKEGSDGRPKKREFGPGMERNFRLLAKLKGLRGTPFDPFGYAAERKMERALIKQYEADMAEVLPKVTPETMEIARELAKLPLTIRGFGPVKTQAEQMAAKRREELLAAFRAGGTPQKMAAE